The sequence below is a genomic window from Lysobacter capsici.
AGCAGGCGCATGGCGTTGCCGAGCAGGCGGATCGAATCGAGCAGGTCGTAGGCGATCAGCGGCAGCATCACGTTGAGCTGGAAATTGCCGCTCTGCCCGGCCACGGTGATCGCCGCGTGGTGACCGATCACCTGCGCGCAGACCATCGCCATCGCTTCGGGAATCACCGGATTGACCTTGCCGGGCATGATCGAGCTGCCCGGCTGCAACGCCGGCAATTCGATCTCGCCCAGGCCGGCCAGCGGGCCGGAATTCATCCAGCGCAGATCGTTGGCGATCTTGGTCAGGGCCACCGCCAGGGCGCTGAGCTGGCCGGACAGTTCGACCGCGTCGTCCTGCGCGGCCAGGCCTTCGAACTTGTTCGCCGCCGATTCGAAGCGCGTGCCAGTCGCGGCCGACAGCGCCTTGGCCATGGCCTTGCCGAAACGCGGGTCGGCGTTGATGCCGGTGCCGATCGCGGTGCCGCCGATCGGCAGCCGGCGCAGGCGCTTGAGGCTGTCCTCGATGCGCTGCTGCGCCGAATCGAGCTGCGCGGCCCAGGTGTCGAACTCCTGGCCGAACGTCAGCGGCATGGCGTCCATGAGATGGGTGCGGCCGGTCTTGGTGGTCTTGGCCAGTTCCTTGGCGCGGCGCCCGATGGTCTTGCGCAGATGCGCGAGCGCCGGCAGCAAAGATTCCACCACCGCCAACTGCGCCGACACCCGGATCGTGGTCGGGATCACGTCGTTCGAGCTTTGGCCCAGGTTGACGTGATCGTTCGGATGGATCGCGTGCTTGCCCGCGCGCGAGGCCAGGGTCGCGATGACCTCGTTGGCGTTCATGTTGCTCGAGGTGCCCGAGCCGGTCTGATAGACGTCGATCGGAAAATGCGCGTCGAAGCGCCCGTCGGCGACCTGCGCCGCGGCGGCGCCGATGGCCTTGGCCACGCCGGCGTCGAGCAGGCCGAGCCCGCCGTTGACCTGGGCCGCGGCGGCTTTCACCAGCGCCAGCGCGCGGATGAATTCGCGCGGCATCGGCACGCCGGAGATCGGAAAGTTCTGCACCGCGCGCTGGGTCTGCGCGCCCCACAAGGCGTCGATGGGGACGCTGAGCTCGCCCATGCTGTCGTGTTCGCGGCGGAAACCGTCGGCGGCCGCGGCTTGCGCGGGCTTGCCCGCCGCCGGCTTGGTCCGGGTCTTGGCCGGTTTTCCGGCCGAGTTCTTGGCCGAGTTCTTGGCCGATTTCTGGGCCGAATGGGGGGATTTAGTCGCCATTGCCAACTCCATTGAGTCTTGGGGGTAACGCATGGCCCATGGGCCGTGCATCGCATCGAGTGGTCGGGGACGCGGCGGTGCTTCGCAACAGCGAAGGCCGCGCCGTGCTGGCATTACGACTGCGCTGGCGGGCGTCATGATCGCCGCGACCGCGAGGCGCGTCGAGTGCGCGCGGGTATTTCGCCCGATCCGGCGAGGTCGCAATCGCGCGGAGCTTCATGTAGGAGCGGCGTAAGCCGCGACCGCGGGGTCACGAGTTTGCGGCGCGAACGTGAGGCCCCGCGGTCGCGGCTCACGCCGCTGCTACACGTGGCGCCCGGCATCCTGCGGACCGTGGGGTAGAATGGCGGACTGTTTCCTGCCTTGCGTGTGCCATGTCCGTCGACCCCCAGACCGCCCTGCTCGCCCTGTCCCCGCTCGATGGCCGCTACGCCGGCAAGGTCGATGCGCTGCGGCCGATCTTTTCCGAATTCGGCCTGATCAAGGCCCGCGTCAAGGTCGAAGTGGAGTGGCTGCTGGCCTTGGCCAACGAGCCGGGCATCGTCGAGCTCAAGCCGTTCTCCGAGGCCGCCGCGGCGCGCCTGCGCGCGCTGGCCGATGGGCTGTCGGTCGAGGACGCGGCGCGGGTGAAGGAGATCGAGCGCACCACCAATCACGACGTCAAGGCGGTCGAGTACCTGATCAAGGAACGGCTCAAGGACGATGCCGAGCTCGGCCCGGCCCTGGAATTCGTGCATTTCGCCTGCACCAGCGAGGACATCAACAACCTCAGCTATGCGCTGATGCTCAACCAGGCCCGCCAGCACGTGCTGCTGCCGCGGCTGGACGAACTGATCCAGGCCCTGCGCGCGATGGCCCACGCCCACGCCGCGCTGCCGATGCTCTCGCGCACCCACGGCCAGACCGCGTCGCCGACCACGGTCGGCAAGGAACTGGCCAACGTGGTCGCGCGCCTGCAGCGCCAGGGCGAGACCCTGGCCGGCGCGCAGATGCCCGGCAAGATCAACGGCGCGGTCGGCAACTACAACGCCCATGTTTCGGCGTATCCGGATATCGACTGGCCGGTGTTCTGCGAGCGCTTCGTCGCGTCGCTCGGCCTGGACTGGCAGCCCTACACCACCCAGATCGAGCCGCACGACGGCATCGCCGAGCTGTGCGACGCGCAGCGCCGGATCGACACGATCTGCATCGACCTGTGCCGCGACGTGTGGGGCTACATCTCGCTGGGGTACTTCAAACAGGCGGTCAAGGCCGGCGAAATCGGCAGCTCGACCATGCCGCACAAGGTCAACCCGATCGATTTCGAGAACGCCGAAGGCAACTTCGGTATCGCCAACGCATTGTTCGAACACTTCGCCGCCAAGCTGCCGATCAGCCGCTGGCAGCGCGACCTGACCGACTCGACCGTGCTGCGCGCGCTCGGCACCGCGTTCGGCCACGCCTTGATCGGCATCGACGCGCTGATGCGCGGCCTGGGCAAGCTCAGCGTCAATCCCGAGCGCCTGGCCGCCGACCTCGACGCGTCGTGGGAAGTGCTGGCCGAAGCGGTGCAGACGGTGATGCGCCGCCATGGCCTGCCGAACCCGTACGAACAGCTCAAGGCGCTGACCCGCGGCCAGGGCATCAACGAAGCCTCGATGCGCGAGTTCATCGCTTCGCTGGAACTGCCGGCCGAGGACAAGCAGCGGCTGCTGGCGATGACCCCGGGCAGCTACACCGGCCTGGCCGAGCGGCTGGCGCGCGAGATCTGATCCGGCGCAGGCATCCCACTCGCTGGCTTCGCGGGTACGTACCTACCTGTAGGAGCGGCGCGAGCCGCCACTGCGAATACCCAACTGCGCCGAAACCTGCGCCGTAGCCGCATTGTCGCGGTCGCGGCTCGCGCCGCTCCTACAGTCGCTCCGGCGCGGCCACGTCTGCTCATTGTAGGAGCGGCGTAAGCCGCGACCGCGAATACGCAACTACGACGAAGCTTGCGCCGCGGCCGCATTGTCGAGGTCGCGGCTTGCGCGGCTCCTACAGTCGCTCCGACGCGGCCACGTTCGCTCTTGTAGGAGCGGCGCAAGCGGCGACTGCGAATACGCAATTGCGTCGAAACTTGCGCCGTAGCCGCATTGTCGCGATCAAGGCTCACGCCGCTCCTACAGTCGCCGCGACGCGGAAGCAAAAATCCAGCTTTCTGTTGCCACAATTTCTTTTTGCTTCGCGATACCTCCGGATCGGAGATAGTGATCGCCACTGTCCTGCAAGGGTTTCGCACATGCGTTTTCGCACCGGCGTGTTGGCCGCTTCGCTAATTTCATCGCTGCTCGCCGCCTGCGCGAGCGCGCCGCACGCCGACCGGACCCGCACCGCGAAGGCCGCCGCGCCCGCGCCCTGCCCCGTCGATCCGAGCTGGGACGAACCGACCGCGCCGCGCCACATCTACGCCAACACCTGGTACGTAGGCACCTGCGCGATCAGCGCGATCCTGATCACCTCCGATGCCGGCCACATCCTCATCGACGGCGTTACCGACAAGGCCGCGCCGCGGATCGAGGCCAACATCCGCGCGCTCGGTTTCGAGCCGGAGGACGTGCGTTATATCGTCAGTTCGCACGAACACCTCGATCACGTCGGCGGCATCGCCCGCCTGCAACGCGATACCGGCGCGAGCGTGGTCGCGCGCGAACCGGCGGCGAGCGCGCTGGAACGCGGCCACAGCGATCGCAGCGATCCGCAGTTCCTGAGCGTGGCGAAGTTTGCGCCGGTCGCTTCGGTGCGACGCATCGGCGACGGCGAAATCCTGCGCCTGGGTCCGATCGCATTGACCGCCCACGCCACGCCCGGCCATACCGCCGGCGGCACCAGTTGGACCTGGTCCTCGTGCGAGGGCGCGACCTGCCGCGCCATGGTCTACGC
It includes:
- the bla gene encoding subclass B3 metallo-beta-lactamase; the encoded protein is MRFRTGVLAASLISSLLAACASAPHADRTRTAKAAAPAPCPVDPSWDEPTAPRHIYANTWYVGTCAISAILITSDAGHILIDGVTDKAAPRIEANIRALGFEPEDVRYIVSSHEHLDHVGGIARLQRDTGASVVAREPAASALERGHSDRSDPQFLSVAKFAPVASVRRIGDGEILRLGPIALTAHATPGHTAGGTSWTWSSCEGATCRAMVYADSVTPFSDEVYRYSENAEMVAAFRKSLATIAALPCDILLTPHPSASQLLERLDPTSGIGLVDTHACRAYAATGSEKLDTRLSKERADRPGNVPSQKQPTPGP
- a CDS encoding class II fumarate hydratase: MATKSPHSAQKSAKNSAKNSAGKPAKTRTKPAAGKPAQAAAADGFRREHDSMGELSVPIDALWGAQTQRAVQNFPISGVPMPREFIRALALVKAAAAQVNGGLGLLDAGVAKAIGAAAAQVADGRFDAHFPIDVYQTGSGTSSNMNANEVIATLASRAGKHAIHPNDHVNLGQSSNDVIPTTIRVSAQLAVVESLLPALAHLRKTIGRRAKELAKTTKTGRTHLMDAMPLTFGQEFDTWAAQLDSAQQRIEDSLKRLRRLPIGGTAIGTGINADPRFGKAMAKALSAATGTRFESAANKFEGLAAQDDAVELSGQLSALAVALTKIANDLRWMNSGPLAGLGEIELPALQPGSSIMPGKVNPVIPEAMAMVCAQVIGHHAAITVAGQSGNFQLNVMLPLIAYDLLDSIRLLGNAMRLLADSAIAGLRAREAHVREALDRNPILVTALNPLIGYEKAAAIAKQAYKEGRPVLEVAMQVTGLPEKQLRRLLDPTRLTRGGIQAGGAGGGGG
- the purB gene encoding adenylosuccinate lyase, which codes for MSVDPQTALLALSPLDGRYAGKVDALRPIFSEFGLIKARVKVEVEWLLALANEPGIVELKPFSEAAAARLRALADGLSVEDAARVKEIERTTNHDVKAVEYLIKERLKDDAELGPALEFVHFACTSEDINNLSYALMLNQARQHVLLPRLDELIQALRAMAHAHAALPMLSRTHGQTASPTTVGKELANVVARLQRQGETLAGAQMPGKINGAVGNYNAHVSAYPDIDWPVFCERFVASLGLDWQPYTTQIEPHDGIAELCDAQRRIDTICIDLCRDVWGYISLGYFKQAVKAGEIGSSTMPHKVNPIDFENAEGNFGIANALFEHFAAKLPISRWQRDLTDSTVLRALGTAFGHALIGIDALMRGLGKLSVNPERLAADLDASWEVLAEAVQTVMRRHGLPNPYEQLKALTRGQGINEASMREFIASLELPAEDKQRLLAMTPGSYTGLAERLAREI